The Chryseobacterium nakagawai genome has a segment encoding these proteins:
- a CDS encoding YeeE/YedE family protein encodes MLEIIKEPWPWYIAGPLIGLTVPALLIMGNKSFGISSSLRHICAACIPANVNFFKYDWKKEAWNLFFVLGIFFGGMIAANFLMNPSEMSVNPGLKTELTHYGITDYTNLVPSQLMNFESLLTLRGFIMMVIGGFLVGFGTRYAGGCTSGHAIMGLSNLQWPSLVATICFMIGGFLMANLILPIILSL; translated from the coding sequence ATGTTGGAGATTATAAAAGAGCCGTGGCCATGGTATATTGCAGGCCCGTTAATTGGGCTTACCGTTCCTGCCTTACTGATAATGGGTAATAAATCCTTTGGGATCAGTTCCTCATTAAGGCATATTTGTGCAGCCTGTATACCGGCTAACGTCAACTTTTTTAAATATGACTGGAAAAAAGAAGCCTGGAACCTGTTTTTTGTACTAGGAATATTCTTCGGAGGAATGATTGCAGCTAATTTCTTAATGAATCCATCTGAAATGAGTGTTAATCCCGGTCTGAAAACTGAATTGACACACTACGGAATTACAGATTATACCAATCTTGTCCCGTCTCAGTTAATGAACTTTGAAAGTCTTTTGACCCTAAGAGGATTCATCATGATGGTAATAGGAGGATTTCTAGTGGGGTTTGGAACCCGATATGCCGGTGGATGTACCAGTGGTCATGCTATTATGGGACTTTCCAATCTACAATGGCCCTCTTTGGTAGCGACTATTTGCTTTATGATTGGAGGATTTTTAATGGCCAATCTTATTTTACCAATAATCCTATCCCTGTAA
- a CDS encoding DUF4197 domain-containing protein — MRKSIFIAAGLFLSISTQAQLLDILKSTVKDKTGIDLNNPQAPKVSTTATTTNTNTTTTTQTSTSTSTKTSPLNVGNLTSTQISSGLKEALSIGVTDGVKKLALTDGFLKNEAVKILMPEKLRKVDATLRSVGLGSLADEGVKLLNRAAEDAVTEAAPIFTNAITSMTITDAKNILLGSNNAATSYLQGKTQSQLFTAFQPKVKASLGKVGADAVWKNLISKYNTFTGQAVTTDLNEYVTTETINGVFKMVADKESGIRNTPAMRTTSILQKVFGAQDANR, encoded by the coding sequence ATGAGAAAAAGCATTTTTATAGCAGCTGGATTATTCCTTTCAATTTCTACACAGGCACAACTTCTTGATATTCTAAAATCAACAGTTAAAGACAAAACAGGAATTGATCTCAATAATCCACAGGCTCCCAAAGTTTCCACAACCGCTACAACGACAAATACGAACACCACTACCACGACTCAAACTTCAACTTCAACTTCAACTAAAACATCTCCTCTTAATGTTGGAAATCTTACTTCAACACAGATTTCTTCCGGATTAAAAGAAGCTTTAAGTATTGGAGTCACAGATGGAGTAAAGAAACTGGCATTAACAGACGGTTTTCTGAAAAATGAGGCAGTAAAAATCTTAATGCCTGAAAAATTAAGAAAGGTGGATGCAACGCTGCGTTCTGTAGGTCTAGGCAGTTTGGCGGATGAAGGGGTAAAGTTATTAAACAGAGCAGCTGAAGATGCTGTAACAGAAGCGGCACCTATTTTTACGAATGCCATTACTTCTATGACGATTACAGATGCTAAAAATATTTTGTTAGGAAGTAATAATGCGGCAACAAGTTACTTACAAGGCAAAACCCAATCTCAGTTATTTACCGCTTTCCAACCGAAAGTAAAAGCTTCTTTAGGAAAAGTGGGTGCTGATGCAGTTTGGAAGAATTTGATTTCAAAATATAACACCTTTACAGGACAAGCTGTAACCACTGATCTTAACGAATATGTGACCACAGAAACCATCAATGGAGTATTCAAAATGGTTGCGGATAAGGAAAGCGGAATCAGAAATACACCAGCTATGAGAACTACAAGCATTTTGCAGAAGGTTTTCGGAGCGCAGGATGCTAACAGATAG
- a CDS encoding TolC family protein, with the protein MYKRLMILGMLSLGLSSCIGYKEPTKENIAQLKKNSEIASPITIPDDWIFNRNANIRSLSYDWITDLKTPQLETLINEGMQYNADIIIAKEKLNQIELAMEIAGSNLYPSVSAVANNSNNLVSESQIRRLALKVNWEIDLWGKNKSAQMASTSDYFSAKHQNTLLHQSIAAMIAKAYYLNIAGNIQENKIEGYIQKTKELEKLYTIQKKVGTANALDLSNIAAEIISLEGYLEKIRNANTQSRRSLELLTGKYPEGKLETQNFFTPVQNNIPSSFPLELLENRSDIQAYHFQIEKSFYEVQQAKAARLPSLNINTSLGTAGSNVEAINSLFSNPLLRVGGGLVSPIFNNGKLKKNVEIKTSQQKQVVEEYSKAVLNALNEVESSLANLNSIEKQSDFSRKAINELNTNIKLTQKQIKVGTNNSFILIRKQRDLLKNEMNLINLELQDKMERINLYMALGTKNFIFS; encoded by the coding sequence ATGTATAAAAGATTAATGATACTGGGAATGCTTTCTTTGGGACTTAGTTCATGCATTGGCTACAAAGAACCTACCAAAGAAAATATTGCCCAGTTGAAGAAAAATAGTGAAATAGCGTCTCCTATTACGATTCCGGATGACTGGATTTTTAACCGAAATGCCAACATAAGATCACTTTCTTATGACTGGATTACAGATCTTAAGACTCCTCAGCTGGAAACTCTTATCAATGAAGGAATGCAATATAATGCTGACATCATCATTGCTAAAGAAAAGCTCAATCAGATTGAGCTGGCAATGGAAATTGCGGGAAGTAATCTTTATCCAAGTGTGAGTGCTGTAGCTAATAACTCTAATAATCTGGTGAGCGAAAGTCAGATCCGCCGTCTTGCATTGAAGGTCAATTGGGAAATTGATTTATGGGGTAAAAATAAATCTGCGCAAATGGCCAGTACGAGTGATTATTTCTCTGCCAAGCATCAGAATACACTCTTACACCAGTCAATTGCTGCCATGATTGCCAAAGCATATTATCTTAATATTGCAGGGAATATTCAGGAGAATAAGATTGAAGGTTATATTCAGAAAACCAAAGAACTTGAAAAGCTGTATACTATTCAGAAGAAAGTAGGAACAGCCAATGCGTTGGATCTATCTAATATTGCTGCCGAAATTATTTCTTTGGAAGGATATCTTGAAAAAATCAGAAATGCCAATACACAATCCAGAAGATCTCTTGAGCTTTTAACCGGAAAATATCCTGAAGGAAAACTGGAAACACAGAATTTTTTCACTCCTGTACAGAACAACATTCCTTCGTCCTTTCCATTAGAGCTTTTGGAAAACAGATCTGATATTCAGGCTTATCATTTTCAGATAGAAAAATCTTTTTACGAAGTACAGCAGGCTAAGGCAGCAAGGCTTCCTTCTCTTAATATAAATACTTCTTTAGGAACTGCGGGAAGTAATGTAGAAGCGATCAACTCTTTATTCTCGAACCCATTATTAAGAGTGGGTGGTGGATTGGTCTCTCCTATTTTCAATAATGGAAAGCTTAAAAAGAATGTAGAAATAAAAACTTCTCAGCAAAAACAGGTTGTTGAAGAGTATTCAAAAGCAGTTCTAAATGCGTTAAATGAAGTGGAATCATCATTAGCCAATCTGAACTCTATTGAAAAACAAAGTGATTTCAGCCGAAAAGCCATCAATGAGCTGAACACTAATATAAAGCTTACCCAAAAGCAAATTAAGGTAGGAACCAATAACAGTTTTATCCTGATCCGGAAACAACGGGATCTTCTTAAAAATGAAATGAACCTCATCAATCTTGAGCTTCAGGACAAAATGGAACGCATCAACCTTTATATGGCTCTGGGTACCAAGAACTTCATATTTTCATAA
- a CDS encoding sulfite exporter TauE/SafE family protein, translating to MEIIGYAASVLIGVSLGLIGGGGSILTVPVLVYLFGIDALLATEYSLFIVGVSSAVGSITYFKKGLVDFKVALIFGIPSVISIFLTRIYLLPLIPEELLSIKDWRVTKNIFLLLIFAVLMILASYKMIKNQASGEIDDNELNKNKVLLVASEGMLVGILTGLLGAGGGFMIIPALVNLLKVPVKTAIGTSLVIISLNSLIGFFSSMNNAKIEWDFLISIAGIAIVGIIIGSQISKKVDGKKLKPAFGWFILVMGVYIITREIFL from the coding sequence ATGGAAATTATAGGGTACGCAGCATCCGTTTTAATCGGTGTCTCTTTAGGGTTAATTGGTGGAGGTGGAAGTATTCTGACCGTTCCTGTACTAGTATATCTTTTTGGAATTGATGCTTTGCTGGCTACAGAATACTCTCTTTTTATTGTGGGAGTGAGTAGTGCAGTGGGATCAATAACTTATTTTAAAAAAGGATTGGTCGATTTTAAAGTAGCTTTGATATTTGGAATCCCTTCTGTTATTTCCATCTTTTTAACCAGAATTTATCTGCTGCCTCTAATTCCGGAAGAACTTCTCAGTATAAAAGATTGGAGAGTAACCAAAAACATTTTTTTACTGTTAATTTTTGCCGTTTTGATGATTCTGGCTTCTTATAAAATGATTAAGAATCAGGCTTCCGGAGAAATAGATGATAATGAATTGAATAAAAATAAAGTTTTGCTGGTTGCCAGCGAAGGAATGTTAGTCGGTATTTTAACCGGATTGCTAGGTGCAGGAGGAGGATTTATGATTATTCCGGCATTGGTGAATCTACTGAAAGTTCCCGTGAAAACAGCAATAGGAACCTCATTGGTTATTATTTCTCTAAATTCTTTGATAGGATTTTTCTCATCTATGAATAATGCAAAAATAGAGTGGGATTTCCTTATTTCCATCGCAGGTATTGCTATTGTTGGAATTATCATTGGCTCACAAATTTCAAAAAAGGTTGATGGAAAAAAATTAAAACCTGCTTTCGGATGGTTTATTCTGGTAATGGGTGTTTATATAATCACCAGGGAAATATTTCTTTAA
- a CDS encoding DUF6691 family protein has translation MIKEQEQNMTHQDTLCINESTLKYSWHHHLKYLAAGIIFGIIFVKAEVISWFRIQEMFRLQSFHMYGIIGSAVLVGMLSVWLIKKFNIKTMYGEPITLTPKKFNKGQIYGGLIFGFGWAITGACPGPLFAQIGTGALAVSVTLLSAVAGTWVYGYFRDKLPH, from the coding sequence ATGATAAAAGAACAAGAGCAAAATATGACTCATCAGGATACTCTTTGTATCAATGAAAGTACATTAAAATATTCTTGGCATCACCACTTAAAATATTTGGCAGCAGGAATTATATTTGGAATTATTTTCGTGAAGGCTGAAGTCATCAGTTGGTTCAGAATTCAGGAAATGTTCCGCCTGCAATCATTTCATATGTATGGAATTATTGGAAGTGCTGTTTTAGTGGGAATGCTTTCAGTGTGGCTGATTAAGAAATTCAATATCAAGACAATGTACGGAGAACCCATTACATTAACCCCTAAAAAATTCAATAAAGGTCAGATTTATGGAGGATTGATCTTTGGTTTTGGCTGGGCGATTACCGGAGCTTGCCCAGGACCGCTTTTTGCCCAGATCGGAACAGGAGCCTTGGCAGTATCTGTTACTCTTTTAAGTGCTGTTGCCGGAACCTGGGTGTATGGGTATTTCAGAGATAAACTCCCCCATTAA
- a CDS encoding family 20 glycosylhydrolase, translating to MVRTFLVFFVLISNLLFAQNKLNVIPYPQKVEFLKGEFIIPKTFKFEDNTPKPETEYFKKHFGKLFTFDYGKKDGANLVRGLFPPSLAPLTPEQEKEKYAIEVSPRGFAIKAYTDQGYFLALQTIIQIIEQYKEVGKIPAMKIEDQPKFAWRGMHLDVCRHFFTVDEVKQYIDYLAMYKLNTFHWHLTDDQGWRIEIKKYPKLTQVGSKRKESMIGAYVDNTFDGKPYGPYFYTQEQIKDVVKYAQERHITVVPEIEMPGHALAALSAYPELACTKGPFEAATKWGVFDDVFCPKDETFKFLENVLDEVIKLFPSQYIHIGGDECPKTRWKECAHCQELIKKNNLKDEHGLQSYFIQRIEKYINSKGRKIIGWDEILEGGLAPNAAVMSWTGVHGGIEAAKSKHFAVMTPGAYCYFDHYQGDPQSEPNAFGGFTPLDKVYSYNPIPAELNAEQAQYILGVQANLWAEYILDFKQVQYMIFPRLMALSEVGWGTSDPKNYKNFENRVISHFKILDNMNINYAKSIYNISGKVIPSNNGIAYELSTSQNPNGIRYTLDGSIPTIHSKVYEGPVSIPNSLTVKSAYFEDGQLKSAVSSQPFTVSKSTGKSITLEQQPSENYSFGGAFTLLDGIIGNVKQLGKTWLGFQGKDVVATIDFGQKTDFSEIYFNTLENKGSWIHLAKSAKIFVSDNNKDFKIIKEIGKEEIQNSKGKIQLNFGKQQARYLKVIIENAGIIPAGNPGADSKAWLFVDEIGVN from the coding sequence ATGGTACGAACCTTTTTAGTATTTTTTGTGTTGATTTCAAACCTGCTATTTGCTCAAAATAAATTGAATGTTATTCCTTACCCTCAGAAAGTTGAATTTTTAAAAGGAGAATTCATCATTCCTAAAACTTTTAAATTTGAAGACAATACTCCAAAACCGGAAACGGAATACTTCAAAAAACACTTTGGAAAGCTTTTCACTTTTGATTATGGGAAAAAAGATGGAGCTAATTTGGTAAGGGGATTGTTTCCGCCATCGCTGGCTCCTTTAACTCCTGAGCAGGAAAAAGAAAAATATGCCATTGAAGTTTCACCCAGAGGTTTTGCCATTAAGGCCTATACAGATCAAGGCTATTTCCTGGCACTTCAGACTATCATTCAAATCATTGAACAATATAAAGAAGTAGGAAAAATTCCTGCTATGAAAATAGAGGATCAACCAAAATTTGCATGGCGTGGAATGCATCTTGATGTCTGCCGTCACTTCTTTACAGTAGATGAGGTAAAACAATACATTGACTATCTGGCAATGTATAAGCTGAATACTTTTCACTGGCATTTAACCGATGACCAAGGATGGAGAATTGAAATCAAAAAATACCCAAAACTTACACAGGTTGGTTCCAAACGTAAAGAATCAATGATTGGAGCTTATGTGGATAATACATTTGATGGAAAGCCTTATGGTCCCTATTTTTATACTCAGGAACAGATCAAAGATGTGGTGAAATACGCTCAGGAAAGACATATAACAGTAGTTCCGGAAATTGAAATGCCTGGTCATGCTTTAGCTGCCTTATCAGCATATCCGGAATTGGCCTGTACCAAAGGACCTTTTGAAGCTGCTACAAAATGGGGCGTTTTTGATGATGTTTTCTGCCCTAAAGACGAAACATTTAAGTTTCTCGAAAACGTGTTAGATGAGGTTATTAAGTTGTTTCCATCTCAGTATATTCATATCGGAGGAGATGAATGTCCTAAAACAAGATGGAAAGAATGTGCCCATTGCCAGGAATTGATCAAAAAGAATAATTTAAAGGATGAACATGGATTGCAAAGTTATTTCATTCAGAGAATTGAAAAATACATCAACAGTAAAGGGCGAAAAATTATAGGTTGGGATGAAATTCTGGAAGGTGGATTGGCTCCTAATGCCGCGGTAATGAGCTGGACAGGTGTACATGGAGGAATTGAAGCTGCAAAATCAAAACATTTTGCTGTGATGACACCGGGAGCATACTGTTATTTTGACCATTATCAAGGAGATCCGCAGTCTGAACCTAATGCATTCGGTGGATTTACACCATTGGATAAAGTGTATTCATATAATCCGATTCCTGCTGAATTAAATGCTGAACAGGCTCAATACATTTTAGGGGTTCAGGCTAATTTGTGGGCAGAATATATTCTGGATTTCAAACAGGTGCAGTACATGATCTTTCCTAGATTGATGGCGCTTTCTGAAGTGGGCTGGGGAACTTCAGACCCTAAAAATTATAAAAACTTTGAAAACAGGGTCATCAGCCATTTCAAAATTCTGGACAATATGAATATTAATTATGCTAAAAGTATTTATAATATTTCAGGAAAAGTAATTCCATCAAACAACGGAATTGCCTACGAACTTTCTACTTCACAAAATCCAAACGGTATCAGATATACATTGGACGGAAGTATTCCAACAATACATTCTAAAGTCTATGAAGGTCCTGTTTCCATACCCAACTCTTTGACTGTTAAATCTGCTTATTTTGAAGACGGACAATTGAAAAGTGCTGTTTCTTCACAACCATTTACGGTGTCAAAATCAACAGGTAAATCAATTACCCTTGAGCAGCAGCCTAGTGAAAATTACTCATTCGGTGGAGCTTTTACTCTGTTAGACGGAATTATCGGAAATGTAAAACAATTGGGTAAAACATGGCTGGGTTTCCAGGGGAAAGATGTAGTAGCCACCATTGATTTCGGGCAGAAAACCGATTTTTCAGAAATCTATTTTAATACACTGGAAAACAAAGGAAGCTGGATTCATCTTGCAAAGTCTGCTAAAATTTTTGTTTCTGATAACAATAAAGATTTTAAAATCATCAAAGAAATAGGAAAGGAGGAAATTCAAAATTCCAAAGGAAAGATACAATTGAATTTCGGAAAACAACAGGCGAGATACCTGAAAGTGATTATTGAAAATGCAGGCATTATTCCAGCCGGAAATCCTGGGGCTGATTCAAAAGCGTGGCTGTTTGTTGATGAAATTGGCGTAAATTAG
- a CDS encoding MBL fold metallo-hydrolase, producing MKIEQIYTGCLAQGAYYITSAGEAVIIDPLRETQPYAERLEKDEVQLKYIFETHFHADFVSGHIDLSNKTNAPIVYGPTANPEFEAIIAEDNQIFEVGDVKIKVIHTPGHTLESSCYLLIDEEGKEQALFSGDTLFLGDVGRPDLAQKAADMTQEDLAGLLYDSLYNKILPLNDDITVYPAHGAGSACGKNMQKETIDTLGNQKMTNYALNQNTRKSFIRAVTDGLFPPPAYFGMNVMMNKKGSHNFDEVLSKGLKALPTQKFEELAEASGALILDVRNNGEFSKGFIPKSVNIGLDGDFAPWVGALIADVNQPILLVTKPGDEEEAVTRLSRVGFDHVLGFLQGGFEEWKNHGKETDTVNRISAEEFEKEIEGKEVKIIDVRKESEYAAEHVNEAYSKPLMYINEWINEVRPEEHLYLHCAGGYRSMMAASILQARGYRNFTEIEGGFKAIAATGVSKSDFLCQTKVLK from the coding sequence ATGAAAATAGAACAAATATATACAGGATGTTTGGCCCAAGGAGCCTATTATATTACTTCAGCCGGAGAAGCGGTCATTATCGATCCTTTACGCGAAACCCAGCCTTATGCAGAAAGATTAGAAAAAGATGAGGTACAGTTAAAATATATTTTTGAAACCCATTTTCACGCTGATTTCGTTAGTGGACATATTGATTTAAGCAATAAAACAAATGCTCCAATTGTCTACGGGCCTACTGCAAATCCCGAATTTGAGGCTATTATTGCCGAAGACAATCAGATATTTGAAGTTGGAGATGTTAAGATCAAAGTGATTCATACTCCAGGGCATACCTTGGAGAGCTCTTGCTATCTATTGATTGATGAAGAAGGGAAGGAGCAGGCGCTTTTCAGTGGTGATACTTTGTTTCTGGGAGATGTAGGTCGCCCGGATCTCGCTCAGAAAGCTGCAGATATGACCCAGGAAGACCTTGCAGGGCTGTTGTATGATAGCTTATACAATAAAATTTTACCTTTAAATGATGATATTACGGTATATCCGGCTCATGGGGCTGGTTCAGCATGTGGTAAAAATATGCAAAAGGAAACGATTGATACGTTAGGGAACCAAAAGATGACAAACTATGCGCTTAATCAGAACACTCGAAAAAGCTTCATTCGAGCAGTAACAGATGGTCTCTTCCCGCCACCAGCTTATTTTGGAATGAATGTTATGATGAATAAAAAAGGATCCCATAACTTTGATGAAGTTTTGTCGAAAGGGCTAAAAGCTCTTCCCACTCAAAAGTTTGAAGAATTAGCAGAAGCTTCCGGGGCTTTGATACTGGATGTGAGAAACAATGGTGAATTTTCTAAAGGATTTATCCCAAAATCTGTCAATATAGGATTAGATGGTGATTTTGCTCCATGGGTAGGAGCATTGATTGCAGATGTAAATCAACCTATTCTGTTAGTAACAAAACCAGGAGATGAAGAAGAAGCCGTAACCAGATTAAGCAGGGTGGGATTTGATCATGTTCTGGGCTTTTTACAAGGAGGCTTTGAAGAATGGAAGAATCATGGAAAAGAAACTGATACTGTGAACCGTATTTCTGCTGAAGAGTTTGAAAAAGAAATTGAAGGCAAAGAAGTAAAAATTATTGATGTAAGGAAAGAAAGTGAATATGCAGCCGAACATGTGAATGAAGCTTACAGCAAACCTTTGATGTATATTAATGAATGGATTAATGAGGTTCGGCCAGAGGAACATTTATATCTGCATTGTGCCGGAGGATATAGAAGCATGATGGCAGCCAGTATCCTTCAGGCTAGAGGATATAGAAACTTTACAGAAATTGAAGGGGGTTTTAAAGCGATTGCTGCTACTGGAGTTTCCAAAAGTGATTTTTTGTGTCAAACTAAAGTTTTAAAATAA
- a CDS encoding Crp/Fnr family transcriptional regulator: MQDTILSTEFSSSPDLVEKLYQYGITKNYHEGDVILDENASIRSIPIVMKGMLKVIRTEEDGREILLYYIKAGESCIMSFLGGMHNEKSIVKAEIEEDAEVLFLPVDKVSLFIKEHPEWLDYIFRLYHKRFEELLGIINAIAFKKVDERMLNLLRKKSELTGSDVIAITHEQLANELGTARVVVSRLLKQLEEDGRLKLGRNKITLLV; the protein is encoded by the coding sequence ATGCAAGATACAATACTTTCTACTGAATTCTCCTCTTCACCAGACCTTGTTGAAAAGTTATATCAATACGGAATAACCAAAAATTATCATGAAGGAGATGTTATTTTAGATGAGAACGCATCCATACGTTCTATTCCTATTGTGATGAAAGGCATGTTGAAGGTGATCCGAACGGAAGAAGATGGACGTGAGATTTTGCTATATTATATTAAAGCAGGAGAAAGTTGTATTATGTCTTTTCTGGGCGGGATGCATAACGAAAAAAGTATTGTAAAAGCAGAGATAGAAGAAGATGCTGAAGTTCTTTTCCTTCCTGTAGATAAAGTTTCTTTATTTATTAAAGAACATCCGGAATGGCTGGATTATATTTTCAGGCTTTATCATAAACGTTTCGAAGAATTACTTGGTATTATCAATGCTATTGCTTTCAAGAAAGTAGATGAAAGAATGCTGAATCTCCTCCGGAAAAAATCTGAGCTTACCGGTTCTGATGTGATTGCAATCACTCATGAACAGCTTGCCAACGAATTGGGAACCGCCAGAGTAGTAGTATCAAGACTTCTGAAACAACTTGAAGAGGACGGAAGACTAAAGCTGGGAAGAAACAAAATTACCCTTCTTGTATAA
- a CDS encoding Crp/Fnr family transcriptional regulator, giving the protein MDAFKTFRNIVFFQDLSDEEINVLVSISTPKLLRKKEILAEPGQSFNQLFILSNGLLRFFFDDENGIETNLFLPSEKEAAIMESPESFSEKSERKYTIEAVVESQIFLFNKTEFEELAFQHRGIYNAYLKSLKQIINTLKVRTEQLCSTSPHSRYEDFLETRPFTSQNANRKYIANFLGITPNSLSRMTARVHKKRNERKK; this is encoded by the coding sequence ATGGATGCGTTTAAAACTTTCAGGAATATTGTTTTCTTTCAGGATTTATCTGATGAGGAAATTAATGTTTTGGTAAGCATCAGTACACCCAAACTTCTTCGAAAAAAAGAAATACTGGCAGAACCGGGACAGTCTTTTAATCAGTTATTTATTCTTTCCAACGGATTACTGAGATTTTTCTTTGATGATGAAAATGGTATTGAAACTAATCTTTTTTTACCTTCAGAAAAAGAAGCTGCCATTATGGAGAGTCCGGAATCATTTTCGGAAAAAAGTGAAAGAAAATATACGATTGAAGCTGTTGTAGAATCTCAGATCTTTTTATTTAACAAAACTGAATTTGAAGAATTGGCATTCCAGCACAGAGGAATTTATAACGCGTATCTGAAATCTTTAAAACAGATCATTAACACTTTAAAGGTACGCACCGAGCAGCTTTGCTCCACCTCTCCTCATTCACGATATGAAGACTTTCTGGAAACCCGTCCTTTCACTTCTCAAAACGCCAATAGAAAGTATATTGCTAATTTTCTGGGCATCACTCCCAATTCGCTTTCAAGGATGACTGCAAGGGTTCATAAAAAAAGGAACGAAAGAAAAAAATAA
- a CDS encoding HlyD family secretion protein, translated as MLELLIAIYAGICWLLIKKLKLIPWTFTTQVVVYSLPIFGSIALILSLNYYCPITSDVKVGNRSVDITTQVLGKVKKVYVKTNQEIKKGDTLFVLDREPYVQEIKSLEAKLSNMKATVSSYNTDISASQKNIAGLQSQLDLANKRVNQYKELVDAGAANRFDLEQAITNVNDLQSRISAAQAQQQSLETKSNASYNGENSSVSEIQAKLDQAKWNLSQTVVLAPTDGTIPNVQLNEGAIMAPFKSAFVLIQKQQSVIGFFAQNELETVKNGDEVELALKTEPGKVVKAKLEYVIDATSQGIMNNAGGMLGGNGSTASLPDTARQLPETDGKLIAKFILEDHQKKLTVGARGTAVIYSDHIKPLHLIRKVMVRINSKINFLILKLH; from the coding sequence ATGCTAGAATTACTCATTGCTATATATGCCGGAATCTGCTGGCTTCTCATTAAAAAGTTAAAATTAATTCCCTGGACATTTACCACTCAGGTTGTGGTATACTCTCTTCCCATTTTTGGATCTATCGCTTTAATATTAAGCCTCAACTACTACTGTCCCATTACTTCTGATGTGAAAGTCGGGAACAGAAGTGTTGATATTACCACTCAGGTGCTGGGAAAGGTAAAAAAGGTATACGTAAAAACCAATCAGGAAATAAAGAAAGGGGATACTTTATTTGTATTAGACAGAGAGCCTTATGTACAGGAAATTAAATCGCTGGAAGCGAAACTCAGCAATATGAAAGCTACCGTGAGCTCTTACAATACAGATATTTCTGCTTCCCAAAAAAATATTGCAGGATTACAATCACAGTTGGATTTAGCTAATAAGAGAGTGAATCAATATAAGGAACTCGTGGATGCAGGCGCTGCTAACAGATTTGATCTGGAACAGGCAATAACCAATGTAAATGATCTTCAGTCGCGAATCAGTGCAGCTCAAGCACAACAACAATCTTTGGAAACAAAATCTAATGCTTCTTACAATGGAGAAAACTCTTCAGTATCTGAGATTCAGGCAAAACTGGATCAGGCAAAATGGAATCTGTCTCAAACTGTTGTTTTAGCTCCTACAGATGGAACCATCCCGAATGTCCAGCTTAATGAAGGAGCAATTATGGCTCCCTTTAAATCTGCTTTTGTTTTGATCCAGAAACAACAATCTGTTATCGGATTCTTTGCACAGAATGAACTTGAAACGGTAAAAAACGGTGATGAAGTAGAGCTGGCTCTTAAAACGGAACCGGGAAAGGTGGTTAAAGCCAAACTAGAATACGTTATTGATGCTACCAGCCAGGGAATTATGAATAATGCCGGAGGAATGCTGGGTGGAAATGGCTCTACTGCAAGTCTTCCTGATACTGCCAGACAACTGCCGGAAACAGACGGAAAACTGATTGCCAAATTTATACTGGAAGACCATCAAAAAAAATTGACTGTGGGCGCCAGAGGAACTGCGGTGATCTATTCGGATCATATCAAACCTTTACATCTTATCCGAAAAGTAATGGTACGAATCAACAGTAAAATCAACTTCCTGATCCTTAAACTTCACTAA
- a CDS encoding DUF3302 domain-containing protein produces the protein MQRISILLCLLLSCNFVQASTGGIEDHIADGASWLILLVLPFAGIYLFWKVHIYPEKVAEKKNHPQLNAIKSMCLLSLVFGGLLWPIALIWANYDYTNQNEQKKDSETTEPEEIDIIEN, from the coding sequence ATGCAAAGAATATCCATACTTCTCTGCCTGTTACTTTCATGCAATTTTGTTCAGGCATCTACAGGTGGCATAGAAGACCATATAGCTGATGGTGCATCCTGGCTCATCTTACTTGTTTTACCTTTTGCCGGGATCTACCTTTTCTGGAAAGTTCACATTTATCCGGAGAAAGTAGCCGAAAAAAAGAATCATCCTCAGCTCAACGCCATAAAAAGTATGTGCCTCCTTTCCCTTGTTTTTGGAGGCCTTTTATGGCCGATTGCCTTAATTTGGGCGAATTATGATTACACCAATCAGAATGAACAAAAAAAAGATTCGGAGACTACCGAACCTGAAGAAATTGACATAATTGAAAATTAA